From Levilactobacillus zymae, a single genomic window includes:
- the gatA gene encoding Asp-tRNA(Asn)/Glu-tRNA(Gln) amidotransferase subunit GatA: MDYFKQDLASLHADLVAKKISAKELTQATFENIKATDSKIDAFLHLNEDQALAQADALDQAGITDDQPLAGIPLALKDNLVTKDQPTTAASKILENFTPVYDATVVSKLAAAKMVPVGKTNLDEFAMGGSTENSAFKTTKNAWDQTKVPGGSSGGSAAAVAAGMVPVALGTDTGGSIRQPASFNGIVGMKPTYGRVSRWGLIAFGSSFDAIGPMTRSVKDNAMMLSAIAGHDDHDLTSSDKAVPNFAADLTAATSVKGMRIGLPKEFLADGINDDVKQAILAAADTYRKLGATVDEVSLPHNKYGVAAYYIIASSEASSNLQRFDGIRYGYRAKDVKNLEDVYVKSRSEGFGAEVKRRIMLGTFSLSAGFYDAYFLKAAKVRTVILNDFKAILKDHDFIMGPVAPTPAFNIGAEIADPLTMYMNDILTIPVNLAGLPGLSLPAGFSNGLPVGMQLIGRPFDESTLYKAGYAFEQNTEFHTKVPALGGQN; the protein is encoded by the coding sequence ATGGACTATTTCAAGCAAGATCTCGCTAGCTTACACGCGGACTTGGTGGCCAAGAAGATTAGCGCCAAGGAACTGACGCAAGCCACTTTCGAGAACATCAAAGCGACCGATTCCAAGATCGACGCCTTCTTACACTTAAACGAAGACCAAGCCCTGGCCCAAGCCGACGCGCTCGACCAAGCCGGCATCACCGACGACCAACCTTTAGCCGGGATTCCACTGGCCTTAAAGGATAACCTGGTCACCAAGGATCAGCCCACGACGGCGGCCTCCAAGATTCTGGAAAACTTCACGCCGGTTTACGACGCCACGGTGGTCAGCAAGTTAGCTGCTGCTAAGATGGTGCCGGTCGGTAAGACCAACCTGGACGAATTCGCCATGGGGGGCTCGACGGAAAACTCCGCCTTCAAGACCACGAAGAACGCCTGGGACCAAACCAAGGTTCCCGGTGGGTCTTCGGGTGGTTCCGCGGCTGCCGTTGCGGCGGGCATGGTGCCCGTCGCCTTAGGGACCGATACCGGTGGCTCCATTCGCCAACCGGCTTCCTTTAACGGCATCGTCGGCATGAAGCCAACGTACGGCCGGGTTTCTCGGTGGGGCCTGATTGCCTTTGGCTCAAGCTTTGACGCCATTGGCCCGATGACCCGTTCCGTCAAGGACAACGCCATGATGCTTAGCGCCATTGCCGGTCACGATGATCACGATCTGACCAGTTCCGACAAGGCCGTGCCGAACTTTGCGGCCGACTTGACCGCCGCCACCAGCGTCAAGGGCATGCGTATCGGTTTACCCAAGGAATTCCTAGCCGACGGGATTAACGACGACGTTAAGCAAGCCATCTTGGCCGCCGCCGACACCTACCGCAAGTTAGGCGCCACGGTCGACGAAGTTTCCCTGCCGCACAACAAATACGGGGTCGCTGCTTACTACATCATCGCCTCATCCGAAGCCTCCTCGAACCTTCAACGGTTTGACGGGATTCGCTACGGTTACCGCGCCAAGGACGTCAAGAACCTGGAAGACGTCTACGTGAAGTCGCGTTCCGAAGGGTTCGGGGCCGAAGTCAAGCGCCGGATCATGTTGGGGACCTTCTCGTTATCGGCTGGGTTCTACGACGCCTACTTCTTGAAGGCCGCCAAGGTGCGGACCGTGATCTTAAACGACTTCAAGGCCATCTTGAAGGATCACGACTTCATCATGGGACCGGTGGCACCGACGCCCGCCTTCAACATCGGGGCCGAAATCGCCGACCCACTGACCATGTACATGAACGATATCTTAACCATTCCGGTGAACTTAGCGGGCTTACCAGGGTTGTCCCTGCCAGCCGGCTTCAGCAATGGTTTACCCGTCGGCATGCAGCTGATCGGGCGTCCGTTCGACGAAAGCACGCTCTACAAGGCCGGGTACGCCTTCGAACAAAACACCGAATTTCACACTAAAGTACCCGCGTTAGGAGGCCAAAACTAA
- a CDS encoding diacylglycerol kinase: MRKRARVIYNPTSGREALKKDLIDILAVFEQAGYETSAYATTPAPNSAQDEATRAAKAGFELIVAAGGDGTINQVVNGIAGLPHRPKMAIIPAGTTNDYARALHIPREDPLAAAKVVLKDQTIQMDIGQAGEQYFINIAGGGLLTELTYDVPSNLKSIFGYLAYLVKGAELLPRIKPIEMDLTYDGGHFRGQASMFLLALTNSIGGFEQIVPDAALDDGKFTMIIVKTASLPEILRLMGLVLNGGRHINDPHILYVKTNKVTARPVKDRMMINLDGEYGGDAPMKFRNLKQHIEMYANLDAIPDHAVTSETAEMLAAEEKFVKQVQDLPADAEK, encoded by the coding sequence ATGCGTAAACGGGCACGGGTCATTTATAACCCAACCTCAGGCCGCGAGGCGTTAAAGAAGGACTTAATCGACATCTTAGCGGTGTTCGAACAGGCGGGTTATGAAACCAGCGCCTACGCGACCACCCCGGCACCTAACTCGGCACAAGACGAGGCGACCCGGGCGGCCAAAGCGGGGTTTGAATTAATCGTGGCGGCGGGCGGCGACGGCACCATTAACCAAGTGGTTAACGGGATCGCCGGTCTCCCGCACCGGCCCAAGATGGCCATCATCCCGGCCGGCACCACCAACGATTACGCGCGGGCACTCCACATTCCGCGCGAAGATCCCTTAGCCGCGGCCAAGGTGGTTCTCAAGGATCAGACCATCCAGATGGACATCGGCCAGGCCGGTGAGCAGTACTTCATCAACATTGCGGGCGGGGGGTTACTCACCGAGTTGACCTACGACGTACCGTCGAACTTGAAGTCGATCTTTGGCTACCTGGCGTACCTGGTCAAGGGCGCCGAGTTATTGCCACGGATTAAGCCGATCGAAATGGATCTGACCTACGACGGCGGCCATTTTCGCGGGCAGGCCTCGATGTTCTTGCTGGCGTTGACCAACTCCATCGGCGGGTTCGAACAGATTGTGCCCGACGCGGCGCTAGATGACGGGAAGTTCACCATGATTATCGTCAAGACCGCCAGTCTGCCGGAGATTCTCCGGTTGATGGGCCTGGTCTTGAACGGTGGTCGGCACATCAACGACCCGCACATCCTGTACGTCAAGACCAACAAGGTTACCGCCCGGCCGGTCAAGGACCGCATGATGATCAACCTGGACGGCGAATACGGGGGCGACGCGCCGATGAAGTTTCGGAATTTGAAACAACACATCGAGATGTACGCCAACCTCGACGCCATCCCGGACCACGCGGTCACCAGCGAAACGGCCGAGATGTTAGCGGCCGAAGAGAAGTTCGTCAAGCAGGTCCAGGATCTGCCGGCGGACGCCGAAAAGTAG
- a CDS encoding pyridoxamine 5'-phosphate oxidase family protein yields MDQKFLDVIKDETPATIVTINAQPASVVNTWSHYINVVNDQTLLIPSAGMHSIENDFQTDNHVTIAIGSHKVEGTQGLGCGYHIHGTGTFETNGANFDRMKAQFDWIRAVLVVTIDDIQQKI; encoded by the coding sequence ATGGATCAAAAGTTTTTAGATGTCATCAAGGATGAAACCCCGGCCACCATTGTGACCATCAATGCGCAACCGGCGAGCGTGGTTAACACCTGGAGTCACTACATTAATGTGGTTAATGATCAGACGTTGTTGATTCCATCAGCGGGGATGCACTCTATTGAAAATGATTTTCAGACGGACAATCACGTGACCATCGCGATTGGTAGTCACAAGGTCGAAGGGACCCAAGGGCTGGGTTGTGGGTATCACATTCACGGAACCGGGACTTTTGAAACCAACGGGGCTAACTTTGATCGGATGAAAGCGCAATTCGATTGGATCCGAGCCGTGTTGGTCGTCACCATTGACGATATTCAACAAAAAATTTAG
- a CDS encoding GNAT family N-acetyltransferase, which produces MLDDVHFLTADDEPQLSQFYQRVCAQQAHDTYSPDWHWGVYPNSTDLASMSHQGQMIGGFQDGQLVAAGRITQGEQADYRSVPWTFPVADEDVAILHLFAVHPDFRGQGVSSAMLQAILKTLRDQGRRVVHLDVMAGNLPAEKLYVKNGFTFAQERTLQYQDVGDTLARLFECRL; this is translated from the coding sequence ATGTTAGATGATGTTCATTTCTTAACCGCCGATGATGAGCCACAACTCAGTCAGTTTTACCAAAGGGTTTGTGCCCAACAAGCCCATGATACCTATAGTCCGGATTGGCATTGGGGTGTGTATCCCAACTCAACGGATCTTGCGAGCATGAGTCATCAGGGTCAGATGATCGGCGGCTTTCAGGACGGACAACTGGTCGCTGCGGGGCGGATTACTCAAGGAGAGCAGGCTGATTATCGTAGTGTTCCGTGGACTTTCCCCGTAGCGGATGAGGACGTTGCGATTTTGCACCTGTTTGCGGTCCATCCCGATTTTCGGGGGCAGGGCGTTTCGTCGGCGATGCTGCAGGCAATTTTAAAAACGCTGCGTGATCAGGGGCGCCGGGTCGTGCACCTCGATGTGATGGCGGGTAATTTACCGGCCGAAAAACTTTATGTCAAAAACGGGTTTACCTTTGCTCAGGAACGGACCCTGCAGTATCAAGATGTGGGGGATACACTGGCACGACTTTTTGAATGTCGACTCTAA
- a CDS encoding NADH:flavin oxidoreductase/NADH oxidase, which translates to MSKLLEPAHLAKLSLKNRVVMSPMCLYAVTQEDGVLTPVHFAHYLTRAMGQVGLIILEATAVTPDGRITKNDLGLWNDAQAVKLRDLVTNLHQLGAKVGVQLNHAGRKAVDAVTPVAPSDQRYSPDYRQPHTLTIPKIHDIVADFRAAAKRATAAGVDVIDIHGAHGYLIDQFLSPVVNQRHDPYGGSLRDRYRLLHEIATAIRDEFSGSLWTRLSLTDYQPSTQQNSLSEWQRVAQWLEADGVDLLDVSTGGLFPLKPNFPVHDGYQTKFATKLKHAVDIPVSTVGLLDNPGLCEYILQNHQADLILEGRALLRNPNWVATADLALHDHNLTRDTFNQSYYRGMDER; encoded by the coding sequence ATGTCAAAATTACTGGAACCCGCGCACCTTGCCAAACTATCACTTAAAAATCGAGTGGTCATGTCGCCCATGTGCCTATACGCCGTGACCCAAGAAGACGGCGTTCTGACCCCCGTCCACTTTGCTCACTACCTGACCCGCGCCATGGGTCAAGTGGGCCTCATCATCCTGGAAGCCACCGCGGTAACCCCTGACGGTCGAATCACCAAGAACGATCTCGGTCTCTGGAATGATGCTCAGGCCGTTAAACTACGTGACCTAGTCACCAACCTACACCAACTCGGCGCCAAGGTCGGCGTTCAACTGAACCACGCCGGACGAAAAGCCGTCGACGCGGTGACTCCGGTGGCGCCCAGTGACCAACGCTATAGCCCCGATTATCGGCAACCTCACACCCTAACGATCCCAAAAATTCACGACATTGTCGCGGACTTCCGGGCGGCCGCCAAGCGTGCGACTGCAGCGGGGGTGGACGTCATCGACATTCACGGCGCTCATGGTTACCTCATCGATCAATTTCTCTCACCAGTGGTCAACCAACGGCACGATCCCTATGGCGGCTCCTTACGCGACCGGTATCGGCTCCTGCACGAAATCGCTACCGCAATTCGCGACGAGTTTTCCGGCTCGCTGTGGACACGGCTATCCCTCACCGACTACCAACCCAGCACCCAACAAAACTCACTTTCCGAGTGGCAGCGGGTGGCCCAGTGGCTGGAAGCCGATGGGGTCGACTTGCTCGACGTATCGACCGGGGGATTATTCCCACTAAAACCCAACTTCCCGGTTCACGACGGCTACCAAACTAAATTTGCCACCAAACTCAAGCACGCCGTCGACATCCCCGTTTCCACGGTCGGCCTATTGGATAATCCGGGACTGTGCGAGTATATTCTGCAAAATCATCAAGCGGACCTGATTTTAGAGGGGCGCGCACTCTTACGTAACCCGAACTGGGTCGCCACCGCGGATCTAGCACTACACGACCATAACCTAACCCGTGATACCTTTAACCAGTCGTACTACCGTGGCATGGACGAACGGTAA
- a CDS encoding S-layer protein has product MKSSLSKSLYLGLAALSFGAVATVATTSTASAKSYATAGAYKTLTTAATSRNVESTGTNALYTKPGTVKGAKVVASKAKMATFASSKSSANYFRAYGVKTTNRGSVYYRVVSMDGKYRGYIYGGKSTSSFAGGIKSASTTTSATMPTQTKNYYLKDTTKNTIWTAPKYTQYKASKVSLYSSAKTDKFTVDQAATKTREGSLYYHVTDTSNSAITGWIYAGGLTTTAPSATATSSNSVTVKYVDANYSAVGSAQTWVTSTSDTTEGAALGTSDLSSLNSYITSNVPSGYTVTDSSLTSAKYGSTIQVKVAKAATSKVTFKSEGSSTTDTATITAASLADKAFPSLTTTEQEVFTGDADDTIDISTASVFTSGKLNTLTGATQTDSDGNKTYKVYTFDATTTKTANSNTKYGDGVTAYYTVTTKTGDAPTTSTDTGNTNYVD; this is encoded by the coding sequence ATGAAATCAAGCTTATCCAAGTCATTATACTTAGGCTTAGCGGCTTTAAGCTTTGGTGCCGTTGCGACGGTGGCCACCACTTCAACCGCCAGTGCCAAATCCTACGCTACCGCGGGCGCATACAAAACATTGACCACGGCCGCAACTTCTCGGAACGTCGAATCGACCGGGACCAACGCTTTGTACACCAAACCAGGGACTGTCAAGGGAGCCAAGGTCGTGGCTTCTAAGGCTAAGATGGCGACCTTTGCGTCTTCCAAGTCCTCAGCCAACTACTTCCGAGCTTATGGGGTGAAGACGACTAACCGGGGTTCCGTTTACTACCGGGTTGTTTCCATGGATGGTAAGTACCGTGGTTACATTTACGGTGGGAAGTCTACTTCAAGCTTTGCCGGTGGTATCAAGTCCGCTTCGACCACGACTAGTGCCACGATGCCAACGCAAACTAAGAACTACTACCTGAAGGACACGACCAAGAACACCATCTGGACGGCCCCTAAGTACACGCAATACAAGGCCAGCAAGGTTAGTCTTTACAGTTCCGCCAAAACCGACAAGTTTACGGTGGACCAAGCCGCAACCAAGACGCGTGAAGGTTCTCTGTACTATCACGTGACCGATACCAGTAACTCCGCCATCACCGGGTGGATCTACGCGGGTGGCTTGACCACCACGGCCCCTTCCGCAACGGCGACGAGCAGTAACAGTGTCACGGTGAAGTACGTGGATGCAAACTATAGTGCCGTTGGCTCAGCGCAAACTTGGGTCACTTCTACGAGCGATACGACCGAAGGCGCTGCTTTAGGGACTAGTGACTTGTCCTCACTGAACAGCTACATCACGTCTAACGTACCATCCGGCTACACGGTCACGGATTCCAGTTTGACTTCCGCTAAATACGGAAGCACGATTCAAGTGAAGGTTGCTAAGGCGGCAACCTCTAAGGTGACGTTCAAGTCTGAAGGGTCTTCCACGACGGACACGGCCACAATCACCGCTGCTAGCTTAGCGGACAAGGCCTTCCCATCCCTGACTACGACGGAACAAGAAGTCTTCACGGGTGACGCCGATGACACCATCGACATCAGTACCGCATCCGTCTTCACGTCTGGCAAGTTGAACACCTTAACTGGTGCGACCCAGACCGATTCCGACGGGAACAAGACTTACAAGGTCTACACCTTTGATGCTACGACAACGAAGACCGCTAACAGCAACACCAAGTACGGTGATGGTGTCACGGCTTACTACACGGTAACCACCAAGACTGGTGACGCGCCTACCACGTCTACGGATACGGGTAACACCAACTACGTAGATTAA
- the gatB gene encoding Asp-tRNA(Asn)/Glu-tRNA(Gln) amidotransferase subunit GatB, with protein MNFETTIGLEVHVELKTNSKIFSPSPVEFGDDPNANTNVIDWGYPGVLPTTNKGVVADGIIAALALHATVEQHTHFDRKNYFYPDNPKAYQITQADKPIGHDGWVEIDIDGVKKKIGIAEMHIEEDAGKNTHERDHSYVDLNRQGTPLIEIVSKPDIASPAEAYAYLEALRQRIQFTGISDVKMEEGSMRVDVNISVRPVGQDKFGTKTELKNLNSFNYVKRGLEYEEKRQQQVLMSGGSVRQETRRFDEKTGETILMRVKEGSDDYRYFPEPDLPALSISDDWIKQLDEAMPEMPTDRRHRYVTDLGLTDYDAMVITQTKEMSDFFDAMVDLKADPKMAANYLQGDVNAYLNDNQVDLAKTKLTPANLAGMINLISDGTISTKMAKKVFKAVTNGEEPKAFVEKHGLVQLSDPAKLQPIIDDILDQNPQSIEDFNNGKKRAVGYLVGQIMKQTHGQANPQVVNKLLMAALNH; from the coding sequence ATGAATTTTGAAACCACCATTGGGCTGGAAGTCCACGTGGAGTTAAAGACGAACTCGAAAATCTTTAGTCCGTCACCCGTTGAATTTGGGGACGATCCCAACGCGAACACCAACGTCATCGACTGGGGGTACCCGGGGGTCCTGCCAACGACCAACAAGGGCGTGGTGGCCGATGGGATCATCGCCGCACTCGCCTTACACGCGACGGTCGAACAACACACCCACTTCGACCGGAAGAACTACTTCTACCCCGATAACCCTAAGGCTTACCAAATCACGCAAGCCGACAAGCCCATCGGTCACGATGGCTGGGTCGAGATCGACATCGACGGCGTGAAGAAGAAAATCGGGATCGCCGAAATGCACATCGAAGAAGATGCCGGGAAGAACACCCACGAACGCGACCACTCCTACGTCGACTTGAACCGGCAGGGGACGCCGCTGATCGAAATCGTGTCCAAGCCCGACATCGCGTCGCCGGCCGAAGCCTACGCCTACCTGGAGGCCTTGCGGCAGCGGATCCAATTTACCGGGATCTCCGACGTGAAGATGGAAGAAGGGTCGATGCGGGTCGACGTCAACATTTCCGTGCGTCCCGTGGGCCAAGACAAGTTCGGGACCAAGACCGAGTTAAAGAACTTGAACTCCTTCAACTACGTCAAGCGCGGGTTGGAATACGAAGAAAAGCGTCAACAACAAGTCCTGATGTCCGGTGGTTCCGTGCGGCAGGAAACGCGGCGGTTTGACGAAAAGACCGGTGAAACGATCCTGATGCGGGTCAAGGAAGGCTCCGACGATTACCGTTACTTCCCAGAACCCGACTTGCCAGCCCTGAGCATTTCCGATGACTGGATCAAGCAACTCGATGAGGCCATGCCCGAAATGCCAACCGACCGGCGGCACCGTTACGTCACCGACCTGGGCTTGACGGACTACGACGCCATGGTCATCACGCAGACCAAGGAAATGTCCGACTTCTTCGACGCCATGGTCGACTTAAAAGCGGACCCCAAGATGGCGGCCAACTACCTGCAAGGGGACGTCAACGCTTACCTGAACGACAATCAAGTTGATTTGGCCAAGACTAAGTTGACGCCAGCCAACTTAGCGGGTATGATTAACCTCATTTCCGACGGCACCATTTCGACCAAGATGGCCAAGAAGGTCTTCAAGGCCGTGACCAACGGTGAAGAACCCAAGGCCTTCGTCGAAAAGCATGGGTTGGTTCAATTATCCGATCCAGCTAAGTTACAACCAATCATCGATGACATTTTGGACCAGAATCCGCAATCCATCGAAGACTTTAACAACGGGAAGAAGCGGGCCGTGGGTTACCTCGTGGGTCAAATCATGAAGCAAACGCACGGACAAGCCAACCCACAAGTCGTCAACAAGCTGTTGATGGCGGCTTTGAATCACTAG
- the gatC gene encoding Asp-tRNA(Asn)/Glu-tRNA(Gln) amidotransferase subunit GatC — MANRINREQVKHVAELAKLEFTDDQLDALTPQLDDIIGLFESLSEVDTDNVEPTTNVTDQINVMREDVADNWGQSAALLKNAPDAARGYIKVPTIIDESED, encoded by the coding sequence ATGGCTAATCGAATCAATCGTGAACAGGTTAAGCACGTGGCTGAACTGGCCAAGCTTGAGTTTACGGACGACCAATTGGACGCCTTAACCCCACAACTTGACGATATCATTGGACTATTCGAATCGCTGAGTGAAGTGGATACCGACAACGTGGAACCAACCACCAACGTCACGGATCAGATTAACGTGATGCGCGAAGACGTCGCCGATAACTGGGGACAAAGCGCAGCACTCTTAAAGAACGCACCCGATGCCGCTCGCGGCTACATCAAGGTGCCAACCATCATCGACGAAAGCGAGGATTAA
- the rlmD gene encoding 23S rRNA (uracil(1939)-C(5))-methyltransferase RlmD, with protein MKIKAPVTKNERLDVTIADLTYQGMGVAKVDDFSLFVENALPGEQVTIQVTKVQKHYGFARVVAWQTKSPDRVEDVDKTYRQTGIAPLQHLAYPAQLKFKQHQIAELFNKAHIDVTVAPTLGMTHPTQYRNKAQVPVRMVKGQLETGFYRQHSHELIPLTDFYIQDPEIDKAIVKVRDLLRQFEIPAYDEINDKGVIRNVMVRRGDYSHEMMIVLISRQQKLPSQAQLVEQIHAALPEVTSIILNVNAKRTNVIMGNVTRVLYGKPTIEDTLMGLTFAISSRSFYQVNPQQTEKLYQMAIDKAGLTGNETVIDAYCGIGTISLALAKHAKQVYGVEIVPEAIEDAKINAQKNHLTNVEFAVNKAEDQMAQWQEAGVKPDVIVVDPPRKGLAPSLIDSAAQMGPKKVVYVSCNPATLVRDVAHFQELGYAIDGDIQPVDQFPQTPHVESVTVLKRVD; from the coding sequence ATGAAAATCAAAGCACCAGTAACCAAGAACGAACGACTCGACGTGACCATCGCCGACCTGACTTATCAGGGGATGGGGGTCGCCAAGGTCGACGACTTCTCCTTATTTGTCGAAAACGCCTTACCGGGCGAACAGGTGACGATTCAGGTCACCAAGGTTCAAAAGCACTACGGGTTCGCCCGCGTGGTGGCTTGGCAGACCAAGTCGCCCGATCGGGTCGAAGACGTCGACAAGACCTACCGGCAGACCGGGATTGCGCCGTTACAACATCTGGCGTACCCGGCCCAACTGAAGTTCAAGCAACACCAGATCGCTGAACTCTTCAACAAGGCCCACATTGACGTGACCGTGGCGCCGACGCTGGGGATGACGCACCCGACCCAGTACCGCAACAAGGCCCAAGTGCCCGTACGGATGGTGAAGGGCCAACTGGAAACCGGCTTTTACCGCCAACACAGTCACGAGCTGATTCCGCTGACCGATTTCTACATCCAGGACCCCGAAATCGACAAGGCCATCGTTAAGGTCCGTGACCTCTTACGCCAATTCGAGATTCCGGCTTACGACGAAATCAACGACAAGGGTGTCATTCGTAACGTGATGGTGCGCCGGGGCGACTACAGCCACGAGATGATGATCGTGCTGATCAGTCGCCAACAGAAGCTGCCGAGTCAGGCCCAACTGGTGGAACAGATCCACGCGGCTTTACCGGAAGTGACTAGCATCATTTTAAACGTCAATGCTAAGCGGACCAATGTCATCATGGGCAACGTCACGCGCGTGCTGTACGGCAAGCCAACCATCGAAGATACTTTGATGGGCTTGACGTTTGCCATCTCGTCGCGGTCGTTCTACCAGGTCAACCCGCAACAGACCGAAAAGCTCTACCAGATGGCCATCGATAAGGCCGGCCTGACGGGTAACGAAACGGTCATCGATGCGTACTGTGGGATTGGGACCATCTCACTGGCCTTGGCTAAGCACGCTAAGCAGGTTTACGGGGTGGAAATTGTTCCGGAAGCCATCGAAGACGCGAAGATCAACGCGCAGAAGAACCACCTGACCAACGTGGAATTCGCCGTCAACAAGGCCGAAGATCAGATGGCCCAGTGGCAAGAAGCCGGTGTCAAGCCGGACGTGATCGTGGTCGATCCACCACGCAAGGGTCTGGCGCCCAGCCTGATCGACAGTGCGGCACAGATGGGCCCCAAGAAGGTCGTCTACGTCAGCTGCAACCCGGCCACGTTGGTGCGTGACGTTGCGCACTTCCAGGAACTGGGTTACGCCATCGACGGCGACATCCAGCCGGTCGACCAGTTCCCGCAAACGCCGCACGTGGAAAGTGTCACGGTGCTGAAACGTGTTGACTAG